In one Saccharibacillus brassicae genomic region, the following are encoded:
- a CDS encoding sigma-70 family RNA polymerase sigma factor: protein MEQESEDRQQKEKELVDRIRRRDERALRELIDLHGALLKAIVYRHLPGSRQDREECLDDVLLAIWTHIGSFDAERNTLRQWSAAVAKYRAIDYRRRELRERGRRAGGELDPERLPGTDSDRVAAKSSVEDVLEQLPEDERRLFERYYLEGVPAREIAAGLNVRESWIHNKLSRGRRKLKNSWISRNGVQEK from the coding sequence ATGGAGCAGGAGTCGGAAGACAGGCAGCAGAAGGAAAAAGAATTGGTCGACCGTATTCGCCGCCGGGACGAACGGGCGCTGCGCGAGCTGATCGACCTGCACGGTGCGCTGCTGAAAGCGATCGTGTATCGGCATTTGCCCGGCAGTCGGCAGGACCGCGAGGAATGCCTCGACGACGTGCTGCTGGCGATCTGGACCCATATCGGGTCGTTCGACGCGGAGCGCAATACGCTGCGGCAGTGGTCGGCGGCCGTCGCCAAATACAGGGCGATCGACTATCGGCGCAGAGAGCTGCGCGAACGCGGGCGCCGAGCCGGCGGAGAGCTGGACCCGGAGCGGCTGCCCGGGACGGACAGCGATCGCGTGGCGGCGAAGTCGAGCGTGGAAGACGTGCTGGAGCAGCTGCCGGAAGACGAGCGCAGGCTGTTCGAACGCTACTATCTGGAAGGCGTTCCGGCGAGAGAGATTGCGGCGGGACTGAACGTGCGGGAATCGTGGATTCATAACAAGCTGTCGCGCGGCCGGCGGAAGTTGAAAAATAGTTGGATTTCGCGAAACGGGGTGCAGGAGAAATGA
- a CDS encoding DUF4179 domain-containing protein: MYDDLNEWKLDAADYEEEALSEAERREWTQRVGSRLPGGLQSTGGVRQRGRNRKAKGLMSAAAVLLLAGAAWTYSPQALAEMPWVAGLIENFGSTSGGEAADYSSYKTQIGQTAENEYGKLTLNEVLFDTDRLLISATFEPTAQADFDYRTFLSAAVAIDGRDDLQLTTGTQSIEEKDGTYTIYGEVNLSELPNDGPMNLSIIYDEIRHGQTWLSDSSIIEPKRPWTFDIQASAGELVADTQTIELERSMKLATGEEIRVEKAIVSPVSTLLYYRVLNESEFANPETPRMTAFLLQDEHGTEIPFIEAGSREASGRSGEAWHYARYATIDPAAHAYTLTPYQHFDGEPHAVGESFALEK; this comes from the coding sequence GTGTACGACGATTTGAACGAATGGAAGCTGGATGCCGCGGATTACGAAGAAGAAGCGTTAAGCGAGGCGGAGCGGCGCGAGTGGACGCAGCGAGTAGGCAGCAGGCTGCCCGGCGGCTTGCAGTCGACGGGGGGCGTCCGGCAGCGCGGTAGAAACCGAAAAGCCAAAGGGTTGATGTCTGCCGCCGCCGTTCTGCTGCTCGCCGGAGCGGCATGGACGTACAGCCCGCAGGCGCTGGCCGAGATGCCCTGGGTAGCGGGACTGATCGAGAATTTCGGCAGCACGTCGGGAGGCGAAGCGGCGGATTACTCGTCGTACAAAACGCAGATCGGACAGACGGCGGAGAACGAATACGGGAAGCTCACGCTGAACGAAGTGCTGTTCGACACGGACCGGCTTCTAATCAGTGCCACGTTCGAGCCGACCGCCCAAGCCGACTTCGATTACCGGACGTTTTTGTCGGCTGCGGTCGCGATCGACGGGCGAGACGACCTTCAACTGACGACGGGCACCCAATCGATCGAAGAAAAGGACGGCACGTATACGATCTACGGCGAAGTGAACCTGAGCGAACTTCCGAATGACGGTCCGATGAATCTGTCCATCATCTACGACGAGATCAGGCACGGTCAGACCTGGCTATCGGACTCGTCGATCATCGAACCGAAGCGGCCGTGGACGTTCGATATTCAAGCTTCGGCCGGAGAACTTGTGGCGGACACGCAGACGATCGAACTGGAACGGAGCATGAAGCTGGCTACAGGCGAAGAGATTCGGGTAGAAAAAGCGATCGTGAGTCCGGTATCGACGCTGCTGTATTATCGCGTGCTTAACGAGAGCGAATTTGCGAATCCCGAGACGCCGCGAATGACCGCTTTTCTTCTGCAGGACGAGCACGGCACGGAGATTCCTTTTATCGAGGCAGGCAGCCGTGAAGCGTCGGGCCGTTCCGGAGAAGCCTGGCATTATGCCCGTTATGCGACCATAGATCCGGCTGCCCATGCGTACACGCTGACGCCGTATCAGCATTTTGACGGTGAACCGCATGCGGTCGGGGAATCTTTTGCGCTGGAAAAATAG
- a CDS encoding glycoside hydrolase family 3 protein produces MGAGPLKGFAEFSRTVAAQGAVLIQNEGQALPIRENENVAIFGRVQLNYYRSGTGSGGSVHVSHTTNLLDGLRSKPSVTVNEELASVYTKWIEENPFDNGGGGWAAEPWHQAEMPLSDELVAGARDASSKAIVVIGRTAGEDQDNADAPGSYRLTPEELDMLTQVTNHFEQTIVVLNVSNIVDMSWVKDAAHKHPIAAVIYAWHGGMEGGNAIADVLSGDVTPSGKLTDTIAYSIDDYPSTSNYGNEFKSVYEEDVYVGYRYFETFRPEKVQYEFGFGLSYTTFEHAPEPAQTLQKDGAEWIEVGVTVTNTGDTFEGKEVVQVYVEAPQGRLGQPYKKLVAFGKTKSLQPGESQRITVGFPIDKLASYDDAGTTGHAHAYVLEEGTYLLHVGSSVKQTSVVQVDGAGGYIVNELRVVAQFEEAMAPVEAFNRLKPGARQADGSYEMDSEIVPTRSVDMARRIQDRMPQSLAETGDQGIKLQDVKAGKASLDAFVAQLSNDELATLVRGEGMSSPLATPGTASVFGGVSDTLLGYGIPVACTADGPSGIRMDSGQQATQVSIGTLLAATWDKDLVEELYVLEGQELVLNEVDTLLGPGLNIRRSPLNGRNFEYFSEDPIVSGEFAAACVRGIAKGGSNATLKHFACNNQEQYRSKVNAVVSERALREIYLKGFEIAVREGGAKSIMTSYNPINGHWAASNYDLNTTILRGEWNFDGIVMTDWWAIMNDSANGGEADRKNTNFMIRAQNDLYMVVMNYGAETNIWGDNTIESLADGTLTRGELQRSAKNICQFIMDAPVFGRERKTDESFEKFAAAGVTQLDSAQALAGQGDIQPSVDSPVYLKVEQPGVYRVAVNVMSPEPELSQSACNLLLNGKIMTTVQMNGTQGRWLKQRLVSIELEKGTYKLEVEFTKPGLQLGTVEFRAV; encoded by the coding sequence ATGGGTGCAGGACCTCTAAAAGGCTTCGCGGAATTCAGCAGAACGGTGGCCGCTCAAGGTGCCGTATTGATTCAGAACGAAGGACAGGCACTGCCGATCCGGGAAAACGAGAACGTGGCGATTTTCGGACGGGTACAGCTCAACTATTACCGCAGCGGTACGGGATCGGGCGGCAGCGTGCATGTGTCGCATACGACGAACCTGCTGGACGGACTGCGGAGCAAGCCTTCCGTCACGGTCAACGAAGAGTTGGCGTCGGTGTACACGAAATGGATCGAAGAAAATCCGTTCGATAACGGCGGAGGCGGCTGGGCGGCGGAACCGTGGCACCAGGCGGAAATGCCGTTGAGCGACGAACTGGTCGCAGGCGCGCGCGACGCATCGTCCAAAGCGATCGTCGTCATCGGCCGGACGGCCGGCGAAGACCAGGACAACGCCGACGCACCGGGCAGCTACCGCCTGACGCCGGAAGAACTGGATATGCTGACGCAGGTCACGAACCATTTCGAGCAGACGATCGTCGTGCTTAACGTGTCGAACATCGTGGACATGAGCTGGGTCAAAGACGCGGCGCACAAACATCCGATCGCGGCCGTCATCTATGCGTGGCACGGCGGGATGGAAGGCGGCAACGCTATCGCGGACGTGCTGTCCGGCGACGTGACGCCAAGCGGCAAATTGACCGACACCATCGCCTACTCGATCGACGATTATCCGTCCACGAGCAACTACGGCAATGAGTTCAAGAGTGTGTATGAGGAAGACGTATACGTCGGATACCGGTATTTCGAAACGTTTCGACCGGAAAAAGTGCAGTACGAATTCGGTTTCGGCCTGTCGTACACCACTTTTGAGCATGCACCGGAACCCGCCCAAACGCTGCAAAAAGACGGCGCGGAATGGATCGAAGTCGGCGTAACCGTGACGAATACGGGCGATACGTTCGAAGGCAAGGAAGTCGTGCAGGTCTACGTGGAAGCGCCTCAGGGCAGACTCGGCCAGCCGTATAAAAAGCTCGTGGCATTCGGCAAAACGAAGTCGCTTCAACCGGGCGAATCGCAGCGTATTACGGTCGGTTTCCCGATCGACAAGCTCGCTTCGTACGACGACGCCGGCACGACCGGACACGCGCACGCCTACGTGCTCGAAGAAGGTACGTACCTGCTGCACGTCGGATCGAGCGTCAAGCAGACCTCGGTCGTGCAGGTGGACGGAGCCGGCGGTTACATCGTGAACGAACTGCGCGTCGTGGCCCAGTTTGAAGAAGCGATGGCGCCGGTCGAAGCTTTCAACCGCCTCAAGCCGGGCGCCCGCCAAGCGGACGGTTCGTACGAGATGGACAGCGAGATCGTGCCGACCCGCAGCGTCGACATGGCGCGTCGTATCCAGGACCGTATGCCGCAATCGCTGGCGGAGACCGGAGATCAGGGCATCAAGCTGCAGGACGTCAAAGCCGGCAAAGCTTCGCTGGACGCTTTCGTGGCGCAGCTCAGCAACGACGAACTGGCGACGCTCGTGCGCGGCGAAGGCATGAGCAGCCCGCTTGCGACGCCGGGTACGGCATCCGTGTTCGGCGGAGTCAGCGACACGCTGCTCGGCTACGGCATTCCGGTCGCCTGTACGGCGGACGGCCCTTCGGGCATCCGGATGGACAGCGGCCAACAGGCGACCCAGGTGTCGATCGGCACGCTGCTCGCAGCGACCTGGGACAAAGATCTGGTCGAAGAACTGTACGTGCTGGAAGGACAGGAGCTGGTGCTCAACGAAGTGGATACGCTGCTCGGACCGGGCCTCAACATCCGCCGCAGCCCGCTGAACGGCCGTAACTTCGAGTATTTCTCCGAAGATCCGATCGTGTCGGGCGAATTCGCGGCAGCCTGCGTGCGCGGTATCGCCAAAGGCGGTTCCAACGCGACGCTCAAGCACTTTGCCTGCAACAACCAGGAGCAGTACCGCAGCAAAGTGAACGCGGTCGTATCCGAACGCGCGCTGCGCGAGATCTACCTCAAAGGCTTCGAGATCGCGGTCCGCGAAGGCGGCGCCAAATCGATCATGACTTCGTACAATCCGATCAACGGCCACTGGGCGGCGTCGAATTACGATCTCAATACGACGATCCTGCGCGGCGAGTGGAACTTTGACGGCATCGTCATGACCGACTGGTGGGCGATCATGAACGATTCGGCCAACGGCGGCGAAGCGGATCGCAAGAACACGAACTTCATGATTCGCGCGCAAAACGATCTGTACATGGTCGTGATGAACTACGGCGCCGAGACCAACATCTGGGGCGACAACACGATCGAATCGCTGGCGGACGGCACGTTAACCCGCGGCGAGCTTCAGCGCAGCGCCAAAAACATCTGCCAGTTCATCATGGACGCGCCGGTGTTCGGAAGAGAACGCAAAACGGACGAGTCGTTCGAGAAATTCGCAGCGGCAGGCGTCACCCAACTGGACAGCGCGCAGGCGTTGGCCGGCCAGGGAGACATTCAGCCTTCCGTCGATTCGCCGGTCTACCTCAAAGTCGAGCAGCCGGGCGTGTACCGCGTAGCGGTCAACGTCATGTCGCCGGAGCCGGAACTTTCGCAAAGCGCCTGCAACCTGCTGCTCAACGGCAAGATCATGACGACCGTGCAGATGAACGGCACCCAGGGCCGCTGGCTCAAGCAGCGCCTCGTGTCGATCGAGCTGGAAAAAGGCACGTACAAGCTCGAAGTCGAATTCACGAAACCGGGCCTGCAGCTCGGTACGGTGGAGTTTAGAGCGGTTTAA
- a CDS encoding transcriptional regulator: MTEFAKEYAGWIDAQLAAEPNPRRRERLEAGLGHGSVEFLRSIWLPALKHFDHLHAEWEVRDLNGGYRYIDFAYRPGGAKGAIEIQGYGPHARDLDVRRFKDLCWRHSLLALDDWTLLPIAYPSIAEEPGRCRQLILAFAGKFTASAAEPSLSWLEAELLRFARTTPIPFTAARLAEHLRISSQHARRLLHASVSSGHLVVASGKERFRTYRLPEWK; this comes from the coding sequence ATGACGGAGTTTGCAAAAGAATACGCCGGTTGGATAGACGCCCAACTTGCGGCCGAGCCGAATCCGAGAAGAAGAGAGCGGCTCGAAGCGGGATTGGGGCACGGGAGCGTGGAGTTTTTGCGTTCGATCTGGCTGCCCGCGCTCAAACATTTCGACCATCTGCATGCCGAATGGGAAGTGCGCGATCTGAACGGGGGATACCGGTATATCGACTTCGCGTACCGGCCCGGCGGCGCGAAAGGCGCGATCGAAATCCAGGGCTACGGTCCGCATGCCCGGGATTTGGATGTGCGGCGGTTCAAGGATCTGTGCTGGAGGCACAGCCTGCTCGCTCTGGACGACTGGACGCTGCTGCCGATCGCGTATCCGTCGATTGCGGAAGAGCCGGGCCGCTGCCGCCAGCTGATCCTTGCTTTTGCCGGGAAATTCACCGCTTCGGCTGCCGAACCGTCTCTATCCTGGTTGGAGGCGGAGCTGCTGCGGTTTGCTCGCACGACGCCGATCCCGTTTACGGCGGCGCGCCTTGCGGAGCATCTGCGAATCAGCAGCCAGCACGCCAGGCGCCTGCTGCATGCGTCCGTATCAAGCGGACATCTCGTCGTGGCGAGCGGCAAAGAAAGATTCCGAACGTACCGGCTGCCGGAGTGGAAATGA
- a CDS encoding alpha-L-arabinofuranosidase C-terminal domain-containing protein — MTSTPIPNPAQASFRDRLLAHYTFDDAADIGRDASGHGRDARAAGSVLPRISQETGRPAVTFGGGRSGTSYLELPSDLLQDVSDRSGVTVTAWVRFDAGTSVWERIFDFGQNEGGPSLFLTRSLRGTLSGGGDLVVDPGRGFVRGEWMHVALSVVGTQGGTLSSAGPVAYVNGEPVADGTISQTSSGHYAQLRRWFETFVEEGSYSRNFIGRSQYAADDDFAGSISDFRVYAAGLSADDVIEVLCESLTDEEIVRLAADKYLSFPTSILTGDVSLPTSLMGGKVRVNWTSSRPEFVSGDGRIWPDTGARTQEAGGGAASNSPSSAPRSPQAATLTAALEVGGSEVRRSFDVSVLPPELPPYTVTIHGEETLDGVVDVSEVMYGLFYEDINNAADGGIYAEMVQNRSFEAFEFDTYSHASGECGCSTGRNRQPLLWWYGDIDKMTPRSTDTLGQFLGSSDPDVNGYYVTVADGATVYNRGFNDTNGGCAMPIREGAAYDFTVWAKAAQAGSVTLQLQGPDGEAASDVVTFAVEGGDTWQKYGVPYPADGSALSTLVLTGSRNVLGQLSLTFDGDISIELVSLVPRGVWGAAEEAGSPSARANYLGNPNYRLRRDLVEALAGMHPKFLRFPGGCISEGSFIWDNVYDWKDSVNDIELRKENFNVWGYMMTMGLGYMEYFQLAEDLNATPLPVMACGVLCQARSDYAHPAGGELRDQYIRNFTDLIDFAIGMDFEHNEWAAMRRKMGHEAPFDLRYLGVGNENWGTEFFANFEVFKARIDEYMAEHYPDRELHIISTVGAQADDDAYQQGWKFLSGGLEGSADVQFADRDRVISEKVSWYAKQPNYMDTIADEHYYRSNEYLLENADRYNYYFRAYNEDGSLDWPATSKVFVGEYASTDKNTLAGAVAEAAVMTGFENNADVVRLAAYAPLFNKVLTDGTYRWTPDCIWFDDESVWFTPNYYVQQMFAKYLGDRVLPTSFSTYRGGQPVDLIPRGGIHVAAGRAEVTVSRVTVTSSDSGEVLLETDFTQAAELDPVWQVIPGSAGYALEAGRGLVLKPQSSGLNGLYVPSGEWTGYTVEVIASKASGEDGFYVGVGLTDISPDRKDVLEYAIGYGGSATGLKVHKQGVEGYTLGDYSSSTAAGNLRAANYEGLEDGRPYAITVDFGGPRGRNLICSYADPAGGWRSKVLDYKLEAYNRDVFHSVTADAGHVYVKLVNADGVDKNTRLNLDGLEVAAEAKLVTLTGDPALLHVPNVNKKSGEPVVPVESVFALEDGTGVDGFASGQAAGGTGGTGRTGRTAVLKLPANSVSVVVLERRV, encoded by the coding sequence ATGACTTCAACGCCAATCCCTAATCCAGCCCAGGCTTCGTTCCGCGATCGCCTTCTTGCCCACTATACGTTCGATGACGCTGCCGATATCGGGCGGGACGCTTCCGGGCACGGGCGAGACGCTCGCGCCGCCGGCAGCGTGCTGCCGCGGATCTCGCAGGAGACCGGCAGGCCGGCGGTCACGTTCGGCGGAGGGCGCAGCGGCACCTCTTACCTCGAACTGCCGTCCGATCTGCTGCAAGATGTAAGCGATCGCAGCGGTGTGACGGTGACGGCCTGGGTGCGTTTTGACGCGGGCACGAGCGTGTGGGAACGCATTTTCGATTTTGGCCAAAATGAAGGCGGACCGTCGCTGTTCCTGACCCGCAGCCTGCGCGGCACGCTGTCAGGGGGCGGCGACCTCGTCGTCGATCCGGGCCGAGGGTTCGTGCGCGGCGAATGGATGCATGTCGCGCTGAGCGTGGTCGGCACGCAGGGCGGAACGCTGAGCAGCGCGGGCCCGGTCGCGTACGTCAACGGCGAACCGGTCGCCGACGGCACGATCAGCCAGACGTCGAGCGGCCATTACGCGCAGCTGCGCCGCTGGTTCGAGACGTTCGTCGAAGAGGGCAGCTACAGCCGCAATTTCATCGGCCGTTCGCAGTACGCCGCAGACGACGATTTTGCCGGCTCGATCTCGGACTTCCGCGTCTACGCGGCGGGCCTGTCGGCCGACGACGTGATCGAGGTGCTGTGCGAATCGCTGACGGACGAAGAGATCGTGCGGCTGGCGGCGGACAAATATTTGTCTTTTCCGACGAGCATTTTGACGGGCGACGTCAGTCTGCCTACTTCGCTGATGGGCGGCAAAGTCCGCGTGAACTGGACATCCAGCCGTCCGGAATTCGTGTCGGGCGACGGACGGATCTGGCCGGACACCGGCGCGCGCACGCAGGAAGCGGGCGGCGGGGCGGCTTCGAATTCTCCGTCCTCCGCACCGCGCAGCCCGCAGGCCGCGACACTCACCGCAGCGCTTGAGGTCGGCGGCAGCGAAGTACGGCGCAGCTTCGACGTCTCCGTTCTTCCGCCGGAACTGCCTCCGTATACGGTGACGATCCACGGCGAAGAGACGCTGGACGGCGTAGTCGACGTCAGCGAAGTGATGTACGGGCTCTTTTACGAAGACATCAACAATGCGGCCGACGGCGGCATCTATGCGGAGATGGTGCAGAACCGCTCGTTCGAAGCGTTCGAGTTCGATACGTATTCGCACGCGTCCGGCGAATGCGGCTGCTCGACCGGCCGCAACCGTCAGCCGCTGCTGTGGTGGTACGGCGATATCGACAAGATGACGCCGCGCAGCACCGATACGCTGGGACAATTCCTCGGTTCCTCCGATCCCGACGTGAACGGGTATTACGTCACCGTCGCGGACGGCGCGACCGTGTACAACCGCGGCTTCAACGACACGAACGGCGGGTGCGCGATGCCTATTCGGGAAGGCGCCGCGTACGATTTTACCGTGTGGGCCAAAGCGGCGCAGGCAGGCTCCGTCACGCTTCAGCTGCAAGGGCCGGACGGCGAAGCGGCGAGCGACGTCGTCACGTTCGCGGTCGAAGGCGGCGATACGTGGCAAAAATACGGCGTGCCTTACCCGGCGGACGGCAGCGCGCTGTCGACGCTCGTGCTCACCGGCTCCCGGAACGTGCTCGGCCAGCTCTCGCTGACGTTCGACGGCGACATTTCGATCGAACTCGTGTCGCTCGTGCCGCGCGGCGTATGGGGTGCGGCAGAAGAAGCGGGTTCGCCTTCGGCGCGCGCCAACTATCTCGGCAACCCGAATTACCGGCTGCGCCGGGATCTGGTGGAAGCGCTGGCGGGGATGCATCCGAAGTTTTTGCGGTTCCCGGGCGGCTGCATTTCGGAAGGTTCTTTTATCTGGGACAATGTGTACGATTGGAAAGATTCGGTCAACGACATCGAGCTGCGTAAAGAAAACTTCAACGTGTGGGGCTACATGATGACGATGGGCCTCGGTTATATGGAATATTTCCAGCTGGCCGAAGACCTGAACGCGACCCCGCTGCCGGTCATGGCGTGCGGCGTGCTGTGCCAGGCCCGTTCCGACTACGCGCATCCGGCCGGCGGCGAACTGCGCGACCAGTACATCCGCAATTTCACGGATCTGATCGATTTCGCGATCGGCATGGACTTCGAGCATAACGAATGGGCGGCGATGCGGCGGAAAATGGGGCACGAAGCTCCGTTCGACCTGCGCTATCTGGGCGTGGGCAACGAGAACTGGGGCACGGAGTTTTTTGCCAACTTCGAAGTGTTCAAAGCCCGGATCGACGAGTACATGGCCGAGCATTATCCGGACCGCGAGCTGCACATCATCTCCACGGTGGGCGCGCAGGCGGACGACGACGCGTACCAACAGGGCTGGAAGTTCCTGAGCGGCGGCCTGGAAGGTTCGGCGGACGTGCAGTTCGCGGATCGGGATCGGGTCATCTCGGAAAAAGTGTCCTGGTACGCCAAGCAGCCGAACTATATGGACACGATCGCGGACGAACATTACTATCGGTCGAACGAATATTTGCTGGAAAACGCGGACCGCTACAATTATTATTTCCGCGCCTACAACGAAGACGGCAGCCTCGACTGGCCGGCCACGTCCAAAGTGTTCGTCGGCGAATACGCGTCCACGGACAAAAACACGCTGGCGGGCGCCGTGGCGGAAGCCGCGGTGATGACCGGATTCGAGAACAATGCCGACGTCGTGCGGCTGGCCGCCTATGCGCCGCTGTTCAACAAAGTGCTTACCGACGGCACCTACCGATGGACGCCGGACTGCATCTGGTTCGACGACGAGAGCGTCTGGTTCACGCCGAACTATTACGTGCAGCAGATGTTCGCCAAATATTTGGGCGACCGCGTGCTGCCGACTTCGTTCTCGACGTACCGCGGCGGCCAGCCGGTCGACCTTATTCCGCGCGGCGGTATCCACGTCGCGGCGGGTCGGGCGGAAGTGACGGTAAGCCGCGTCACGGTGACGTCAAGCGACAGCGGCGAGGTGCTGCTGGAGACGGACTTTACGCAGGCGGCGGAACTCGATCCGGTCTGGCAGGTCATCCCGGGCTCGGCCGGCTATGCGCTTGAAGCGGGGCGCGGCCTCGTGCTCAAGCCGCAAAGCAGCGGCCTGAACGGCCTGTACGTGCCGAGCGGAGAGTGGACCGGGTATACGGTCGAAGTGATCGCCTCCAAAGCTTCGGGCGAAGACGGCTTCTACGTCGGCGTCGGCCTGACCGACATCTCGCCGGATCGCAAAGACGTGCTGGAGTACGCGATCGGCTACGGCGGTTCCGCGACCGGCCTCAAAGTGCACAAGCAGGGCGTGGAAGGCTATACGCTCGGCGATTATTCGTCCAGTACGGCGGCAGGCAACCTGCGGGCGGCGAACTACGAAGGGCTTGAAGACGGGCGTCCGTATGCGATCACCGTCGATTTCGGCGGCCCGCGCGGCCGGAACCTGATCTGCTCGTACGCCGATCCGGCCGGCGGATGGCGCAGCAAAGTGCTGGATTACAAGCTGGAAGCCTACAACCGCGACGTATTCCATTCCGTGACGGCGGATGCCGGGCACGTCTACGTCAAGCTGGTCAACGCCGACGGCGTGGACAAAAACACGCGTCTGAACCTCGACGGTCTGGAAGTCGCGGCGGAAGCCAAACTCGTGACGCTGACGGGCGATCCGGCACTGCTGCACGTGCCGAACGTGAACAAAAAAAGCGGAGAGCCGGTCGTGCCGGTCGAGAGTGTCTTCGCGCTAGAAGACGGCACGGGCGTGGACGGCTTCGCTTCCGGCCAAGCCGCAGGAGGTACGGGCGGGACAGGCCGAACGGGCCGCACGGCGGTGCTGAAGCTGCCGGCGAACTCGGTGAGCGTCGTCGTGCTGGAACGACGGGTGTAG